acatgatcagcaccaagattccatgggtgttagattcattactatgaaatctagattattgactctagtgcaagtgggagacggatggaaatatgccctagaggcaataataaagttgtattgttatatttccttattcatgataaaggtttattattcatgctagaattgtattgaccggaaacttaaatacatgtgtggatacataaacaaataccgtgtcctagtgagcctctactaactagctccttgatcaaagatGTTTAAGGAATTATAATGAAAAGAAACGTACCTCCCTTTATTAgtgaagaaaaataattaaaaacgaTGTAGATAAGCTATTGATCCAAGCCCAAATATTTCAACAATTATTTGAGGAACACCAGCAACCAAACAGAAGGAAAGCAACGATCTACATACACATATCCATGGAGGGACTCGAAATAGAAAACGCCATGCTCGACGCGCTGGTTACCCCTCTGTCCTTTGAGGAGGGGGGTCCCCTCCTCACCTCAGGACGCACCGGACGAGCTGGAGGCCGGAGTACGAGCTCCAGGAGGAAGACATGCTGCCCTGCATCGCTGATCTCTCAAGGACCGCTGCCCACTACATCTCTGCTCCAGCTCCTGCAGCGGTGGGTTTCCACGTCTCTGTCGTCACGTAGCGAGTGGGCCAACTTCAGATCGCCGGTGACAACAACAACTCCCGTGCGACGGACCCCTCTCCTTCGTCCCCGCGTCTGTTCTCCAAGGTGCATAAGGCCATTGTTGCTGATCTGCCTCCGTCGCCGCGCCCTCGTTAGTCTGCCCCTCCCAAGACGCGTGCCTGCTCTGCCCCAACTCGTCGCAGCGCTCGTCAGGCTGCTGCTAGGGGTGATGTTCCGGTGTCCCAGCGCGCCGCTCTTCTGTTGGTTCAGGAGCTCGGCGGGCTCGGGCCAAACGACAAGATGACGCCACGGGCTGCTgcggccctgctgaagaagtttgaAGAACCGCTGTCAGCCAATGACATCGCCGCCATCGCCAAGCTAACGGGCCTGGGCTGCGGGGGTCTCATGATCTCCGCGGGCATGGCCGGGGCGGAGGAGATTGAAGATTGATGATGACAGCTACAATAGTTAGGCTTCGTCGGTGGCTGATCTTAAATCAGCTAGAGTTAGGTTTAGTTTCATCCATGTTAAGTTCTACGTGTAAGAGGCTAGATCATCGATGACGACGGGGTTTTGGGCCTACTGGTGGCCGTCGTCGTCCCCTGGAAAGTTGTAAGGTGTATTGCAATTCCTTCAGTAAAATTGTTAGTCGACGGAGCAACAAACTGTGTCCAAATGGTAGATAGGCCCTACAATATAATGTCGTGGAACGTAAGGGGACTAAACTCCCCTGCATGGCGATCAGCCATTAGAGTGGTTGTGTCTGCACACAACATAGTGATTCTGATTTTGCGGGAAACAAAGATTGAAGCCTGGACACCGGCTCTAGTGACGGACGTGGGAGGCGCTAACCTGCAAGGTTGCGTTGTCTTGCTGGCGATGGGCATGCACGGCGGCGCTGCCATCTTCTGGGACAAAAATGTAGTCGACGTGGTTTCTCACGCCATAGCGTCCTTCTCGATTACTGTTAGGGTAGAGGTTATTAGCTCTAGAGATTTCTTCTGGATGACAACCATTTACGGCCCGACTGACGACAATCCAAAGGCAAATTTTCTATCTGAGTTAGTTGTTGTTGCTCCTCCCTCTACAGAGCCTTGGATGATAAATGGCGACTTCAACATGATCTACGAGGCGAGGGACAAAAACAACTCGATCGTCAACAGATGCATGATGGGACGCTTCCGTAGGGCAATAGATCACGCCGGCATTCATGAAATCAAGAGCAAAAATAGGAGATACACATGGAGCAGTGAGAGAGAGGACCCTACTCTCTGCAGCATTGACAAAGTGTTATGCAACGTCGCCTGGGAAAACATGCACCCAAACTTCATGCTTAGGGCTGCTTCCACCTCATTCTCTGATCACTGCCCCCTGCTCCTAGCCAACTCGGAAATGCCATTCAGACCAGCACGTTTTAGGTTTGAAAACTTCTGGCCACGGTTCCCTCATTTTCAGGAAACGGTTCAGCATGCATGGCACAAGCTCGTCAGTCATGACTGCCCTTTCGTTCGTCTCAAAATCTAAATGTAGCGTGTGGCCGCTGACTTGAGGCATTGGAGCAAATCACTCTTCGGAGGGGCCAAGCTGCAGTTCCACATCGCAAATGAAGTTATCCTCCGCCTGGATATCGCCCACGAATGAAGATCATGGTCGGCCGATGAGTTAAACTTGAGAAAATTGTTGAAGCTGAAAGTGCTTGGCTTGGTTGTGATCGAGCGCGCAAGAAAAAGACAGGCTTCAAGGATCACATGGCTGCGGGCCGGGATGCCAACACAAAAAAAATTAGTGCTAAGATGAGGGCGCGAAGAAGAAAAAACTTCATCCATGCTATAAAGAGCGGCAGCAGCAAGGTCACCGACCATCATGGGAAAGAGCAAGTAATCCTTGGGCATTTCACTACTCTATTGGGCAAGAAGAAAGCTCGGTTGAATACTATAAACTGGGAAGAATTAGATCTGCCAAGGATTGAGATGAATGGCATGGACAACCATTCACTGAACCTGAAGTGTGGGTTGCCGTGTGCGCCTCCCCGGCAGAGAAAGCTCCTGGGTTGGACGGGTTCACCGGCCAGTTCTTCAAATCATGCTGGAGCATTATCAAGGAAGATGTGATGGCTGTGTTCCAGGGGTTCTACCGCATCGCAGGGCAAAAATTGGAAAGTCTGAACTCTGCCCTGATTGCGCTTCTGCCAAAGAAGGACGGGGCCACGGAGATAGGGCACTTCCGTCCAATCAGCCTGATTCACTCTGTGGCAAAACTAATCAGCAAGGTACTGTCCATGAGGCTCTCTGTTGTGCTCTGTAAAATCATATCGCCGGCTCAAACTGCATTCCAAAAAGGGAAATGCCTCCACGACAGCTTCTTGTATGTGCAAGGCTGTGTTAGGGCTCTGCAGCGCGGCCACAAACCGGCCCTGATGTTCAAGTTGGACATTGCGAAGGCTTTCGATTCTCTGTCCTGGGAGTACTTACTGGAGCTCATGCAGCGCTTGGGTTTCAGTCCAAGGTGGAGGGACTGGATCGCCACGCTcctttcctcctcctcgttttcggtgTTGTTAAACAGTGTGCCGGGTGCAAGGTTCTGGCATAGGAGAGGTCTCAGACAGGCGGACCCCCTCTCCCCCTGCTGTTCATCATGGCAATAGATCCTCTCCACCGCATTCTGTTAAGGGCAACTGAGCTGGACATTCTAGCGCCCCTGTCGGGCAGAGGTACAAGCATGCGGGTCAGCCTATATGCGGATGATGTCGTAATCTTTGCCAACCCAATCAAGGAGGAGGTTGATACGCTGTTGGATCTGTTACAAAAGTTCGGAGAAGCTACTCGCCTGTGCCTCAATCAGCAAAAGTCCACAGTGACTGCAATCAGGTGTGATCAAGGGGGTTTgtcggaaatgctacagagcttcagAGGGAAAATTGTTCAGTTTCCGATAACTTACCTAGGGCTGCCAATCCTGCCAACAAGACTGTGGGTAGTCCACCTGCAATTTATAATCGACAGAATTAGGTCACAGCTGGGAGGCTGGAAGGGAAGACTGATGAACATGGTTGGACGCAGGGTGCTGGGTCAGAAGCGTCCTCGCCGCACTACCAACATTTGCTATGACGGCATTGAAATTCCCAAAGAAGATCATGAAGGAGATTGACAAGTGTCGAAGAAGATTTCTGTGGTGCCACGATGAGGACATGGCAGGAGGCAAATGCAAGGTCGCTTGGGACCGGGTGTGCTCCCCTGTCGAGCACGGCGGACTGGGAATCTTGAACCTGCAAAAATTCAGTCGTGCTATGTGCTTACGATGGCTTTGGTTAGCCTGGCAATCGCCGCTCAGCCCCTGGACCAATTTCCAACTGCCTTGCGATGCCAAGGACAGGGAGATGTTCCACCGCGCCACCACAGTAACGATTGGAAACGGAAAGACAGCCAACTTTTGGTGCTGCCGGTGGCTGGGAAATGAATCTCTGCAAAACACTTTCCTCGTGCTTTTCAAGCATTCAAGGAGAAAGAACCGTTCGGTGGCTGAGGCCCTTGCCAATGACCAATGGATCAGAGATCTTCAGCATGGCAATAGTGTTGAGATCGCCGTCGAGTTCCTGGCTATGTGGCGGCTGATCCGGGGAACCCATGTAGTTGCTTCCGTGCCTGACAAATTAACATGGTCAGGTGGACCGGGAGGAGCTTATTCAGCAAGCTCAGCATACAAAATGCAGTTCCAAGAGATTGGGCCAACCTGCTTCAGGCAACTACTATGGAAACCATGGGCGCCAAACAAGCTGAAGATCTTCATGTGGCTCCTCTACCTTGACCATCTTTGGTGCAATGATCGACTGCAGCGGCGTGGATGGCCTAACGGATATTTCTGCCCTCTCTGTCGAAGAAACCTGGAAACCTCTGTCCACCTGATCTGGCACTGCCCATTCTCCCTTCAGGTTTGGGCAAAGGTAGCCTCATGGAGAGGTTGTGCAGCGCTGCTCCCCAGGGATCAGCCCGTGCTCTCTTCTACGATCGCCATTTGCCAGAACATCGACAGGCGCTTGGCTCCTGAGGACAGGCGTGGGGTAAGGACCATGTTACTCCTTGTGGCAAGAGAAATATGAAAGGAACGGAATGAGGCTGTTTTCAGAAACAAGGAGCCAACTGTTGAAAGCATCGTGACGACGATCAGAAGGAATTTGGAGCAATGGCACCTTGCTGGTGCTAGAGCCATAGAGCCCCCTTTTGGGGATATAATTGGGAGATAGCAAGCCACAAGCCTATCACCAGTGctttgtactcccttcgttccgaattacttgtcgcaggtatggatgtatctagatgtattttagttcttagatacatccatttctgcgacgaataatttgaaacggagggagtaattttctTTTCCACCACCTGATCACTTGATCAACCTCATTTGTCGCTCTCTTCTGCTAAATCAATGAAGCCAGTATCacgctggatctttcaaaaaaaaaactccatCGAACAACCAACATGACCGTGGCATGTACTAGCGCCGCCCTGCCTCTCACGTTCTGAGCATGGCCGTCTACGTACACTCCTCCCAGTCCCTCCAAGTTGGAGATACACCCAGCGTAGCTAGGATCCAGCACACATCCAACAAAGTCAGCCATGGAAAACCAAAGGCATACTCCTAGAAAATAATTGCACTTGTGAAAGGGCGTGGAACCTGTCAAATCCACAACATAGAACAGATTCCTAGCTAAAGATTGGTTTTCAGCATCGCCACTTCAGTACCAACTACAGAAACAAAGAAAACATCGACTCTACCCGGGGTCAAATCACATGCAGCTCCAGTTCGACTGCCTTAGTTTCCGAAAATTTGGCGCAAGAAATGAGCCCCTACTACGGTCCAGAGTTGAGACAACAAATAGGCCGTACAAAAAGTAGCCTATCCATCTATCAACTAAGTAGCTCGATCTTCTTTCGATCTGTTTCTCTTTTGAATAGGCTTCCATGTGTTGACATACTCGAGGAATGACGTAGAAGGGCTGTCCTTTGGATGAGCATGTACACGAGAAGAACGCCGCAATACAGCCTCTTCAACTAACAACTGATGTGTCACCTCCTTCAATCTCTTCTCCACAGCATTACTATATTCACAAACAAAGGAAAAGCTACTTATTAGTTTTGCTTCTGCGAACATAAAGCCAGCTCTTGTCCTCAACAGTAGGTTCAAGGGCAACGCAAAAGAATACTTATTCATATTGACAGAAAAACATGCGCAAGTGAAATAAACAACAATGAGTTGCGGTCTGGAAAACAGTTTTGCATGGACAGAAAAAAAACATTTCATTTTCAGTGAAGAACGCTGGGCAATAatttttctttttgagatttccaTGGTTTGGCATTGGAAACTTTGGATAATTTCTACTCCACCCGGAATTagtgtagatacatccatttgggCGACAGCTAATTCCAGACGGAGGAAGTATGTAATGAGATATCTATTTAACCAAAGGAATCAAAGGGCATCATTTAGGCCCTGAACCAGCCCTTTCACGAAAAATAGGTCAGCATGGCCTGACCAGTTTTCAGCGATATCACAAAATCTGGTGCCAAGTTCTTCCAGATCCAGAATACAAAATTAGTGGTTTATGACACCCCCTTCTATAATACAGCCAAATATCATCGCAAAGGAATAAAATTGCGCTAAACAATAAAAGCACTATCATTCACATTGGTCTAAATAGACCAATCTAATGCTATGAAGTGCAATGTTCATTAAAGCAAGGTTGACAGAGGACAAGATCATAAAATGCACAGAACAGAAACTAGGATAGATTCAAGATATTGGATATAAAATGTGATGATCTGCACTTCCTAgtgtcaactactccctccgtccggacataactgtcgctcaaacggatgtatctagcactgaaatacgtctagatacatccgtttgagcgacaattacttccggacggagggagtacatctctaTTCTAAGAATCAACAGAACGGCAATCACCACACCACAAAAACAGTCCAATAGTATACGAGATAAATTAAAGAATATAATAATAGAAGACTTCCAGTTCCATACCTTATCTTGTTGTAGAACTTGTCAAGCTGTTGTTTGAGTGCTCTCTCCCTTATGCCTTTAATGTTTAAAGACCCAATGAGCGCATCAAGCTGTTAATTGCAGAGTTAACATAGATTGTTGTACATAGAAAAGGAAGCAAAGAAATTTATACAGTAGCAAACAATCACCTCTTCCTTGGTGCTATAGTACCCCCACTCTTTGGAATCTGCACTTTCAACAAAAAGTCTTCCTTCACGCCTAAAAAACCAATACCTGTTATAGTATCTGTCTTTTCCAAGAGGACTAGTTCGTACTGATTGGTCCAGTAGTTCTTTCTCCAGATGCCTCCCCTATAAGCAGAGAGAAGCACTTTCATGAACAGTTTCAGCAGAGATATGCATGTACATATGTAAGAATTAACATGTGTGCATAAAAGGTTTACATGGATTAAACTTAAAAGATATACTGATACAGGTAGGTTCTCACCAGATGCAATTTCACATCTCCCATTTTGCTGGCGGGAGCATTTTTCCTCTCCTTCGCTTCTTTTGCCACAAGCTGGCTATTAACATTCTCGTTGCCGTCCTGTACAGCATTTGTCTGATTCATTTCCTTTTCTGTTACATGGATTAAACTTAAAAGATATACTGATACAGGTTCTCACCAGATGCAATTTCGCATCTCCCATTTTGCTGGTGGGAGCGTTTTTCCTCTCCTTCCCTTCTTTTGCCACAAGCTGGCTATTAACATTCTCGTTGCCATCCTGTACAGCATTTGTCTGATTCATTTCCTTTTCTGTTGCCACTTCCATGATCAACTTCTGCTCTTCCTTACTCTTTCTAGCAATCTCTCTTTTTTCTGCTGCAAGTGCTTGTTGCTGATCAATGCGTTCATCTAATTTCTCTTTTACAGCAATAGTTGCAATGGCTTCATCTACCAATTCCCGTAGGATTTCAAGTTTCAGGCTAGTGGGAACAAGACCATAGTGACCCCTCCGTACTGTTGATATGTTACTGGAGATACTTGTCATTTCCATGAAATCACATAGATACTCCTTCCAGGTGACTAGAGATACCTACATACGATATGATTCATGTTTCAGGGAACAGAATATGGTACAAGTTCGCCCAGActtaaattttgaataataataagaagaaatcACCTTTGATTTTCTGTTCTTGTTCTGGATAAACTCATAATATTCACCTTCATCATTAATAAGCAAATTGAGAAGTGCAGTGTGTATTTCCACAAGAAGAACAAGATTGGTTTCTTTGTGGCAAATTGCATTCTCCAGATCTGACAAGGAAAACGGCGACAAGCATAAAAGCCTCCCAAAAGACATGCAGAAATCCCAGACCATCAGGAGATCTCCCACAGAACTTATAGGGACTTTGAAATCTGTGGATGGTGGGCATCTCTTTGACAAAAGAGGGTCATCTGCCACCGGCTTTACTAAAAGATCATCGATTGGGTATTTAACTGGTACTACTTGCTCCTCATCTGAAAGTCACATGGAAAGTGAACAATAAGAAGCCAGTCAAACCTGTAGTAAAATGAAACCTATGGTAAAATATGAAGTGAAAGAGATGACATGAATATCTGCTTAATTCACCTTTCTTTGACCTTTTGCTGGCATCTTCTGCAGTCCCATTCGCTAGTCTTTTCCTTGCTTTGGACAATCCTTCACCATTCTGTAAGCCATGATGTATTAGGATCATAATAATAGGAGAGAGAATAAAGGAAACAAGAAAAGATGGTTACAATCATGTCTTTTGGAGGCTCAGTGGGTATGCCATATTTCTTTGCAAGATCCATATGTACGATCCATGGAGAGTTTTGTGATGTTGATTCCCTGATAAAAATCTTGAGCATATTACGACCACAAGGTGCTTTCTTGCGAATTAGATCGTCGGCTCTGAGAACTGAAGTGCTGGTAATTGCATTGTCTTGACCAATCCAGCCCACCTCATAGCTTGTGGTTTTACCTGAACCTACAACCTTCAGAATCTTGCAAGCAGACTCCGAACCATCTCTTTTAGCATGTAATTCTAATCCTTCAAACAGATTCTCTTGCAGACTGCCATATATCTTGTTGACAAGGTCAGTTAAGTTAAGTGTACCTGAAGCAAATGCAGTGAAAAATCCGGCCTTAAAAATATAACACAAATATTCTCACCTAGAAATATTCCGCATTCTTCACTAAATAGAATATCATGTAGCGTATGAAAATATCATAGACATAAACGATAGTTTGCGACAGCATGAAAAATAGCCTCACTGCAGATTATTAACAGTATACAGATGACACAGCTAACTAAATGTGCAGTAAACCTATATGCCAGACTGTCGGTCGCATGGATAGATTGCCAGCCCTGAATTGGAAATTTATTACAGTGCACACATAAAATGGCAAATCAAATGTGATGAATCAATGGAGGAGAACATATCATCAATTTTATCCAGAAAGAATGTCTGAACAATCcaaaagaaaactgatgaaaacAAGTGGGACTTGTCAGTGAATATAAACGGAAAATCTCAAACATGCGAAACTCCTTACCAGCATAAAATTCTAAACATGCAATGATGCAACAGATAATCAATGTCAAACAAACAGCATTAGCTCAATGGCCTTTAAAAAAAAATTACCTCAATGTAACTTAGTCTAGATATACACATAACAAAATGCTATACCGTTTCTTTTTCAAAGGCCAACAATGTGCATCATAAAGAAATAAGGATTATAGCGAGACTGAAACATTATAATCATGACAAGTGCCGATAATGTCATAATCAGGAAAAGCTTGGCCCTACTGTATTGGATCATCTGGAGAACAGGAGACATAAGCTCTCTTGGCAACTGTTGAGCCTTCTCTGCAGCGCGCTGCTCTGAGACCAAAGCTTCCTCATAGGTTAAATTAGATTTTCCAGACACCTTGCATGTCCAAACTCTTTTACGGTAAAGGTTCAACCTATTCAGGTACTCCCTAATCAATAGTCAAGGATGCACACTGTTGCTGCAACATAGTCTATTGCAAACATAAAAGCTGCAAAATGTCATATTTTGTTTGGAAATTATGATTTATATCAGGTACAGATCAATTAATTGTGAACAGTTATATGTAAGAGGATACTGGTAATCTCGAAATATCTCCTTAGTAAATCGAACTTGGAACACCTTCTCCTTGGGATCCAAGTCCTTTGGTGGGTCCAGTAAGAAGAAAGGTGTCCTCTTGAAGAGAGGCATTTGGTCCTTGTAATACAACCTCTACAAAAGGAACAGCTCGTTCAACACCTGCAAAATTTAACAACAGTTACTCCATTCTCCTTCAGGACAAACTCTAAGCCATCAAGGGCCATGCACCGCATATATAAAGCACAAGACAAGGAGCAGGTAATGGACAGTGGTGTTAATTGATATTAGCATGAGTTCATGGGTACAGtaacttttgtaaaaaaaatgcatgaaAGTCATGGAACAACAAACGGAAGAATAACATCACTTCAACTCCAGCCTGTAACTTTTACACTAATCACACAATGTCGTGTGTTAATCTTCTACATAAAGATTCAGAATACATTATGTACAAGCTAATCTCATATGTAAAGATTAAAAATACATTATGTACAAGCTAATCTTCACTAAAATACAGTGATGAGCTCATATCTGCTCAATGCAGCCGTACACAATGTCCTTGTGTTAATCTTTCTGTACAAAGATTCAAAATACATTCTGTGCAGTACACGATAATCCTCACTAGAAAATACAGTAACCAACTCATATTCATTCACCTCAGCCGTAGATCTATAACATCACCCAAGCGCGACACTTGAAATCCAACAACCAAGAAGTTCTGGTACCATTTTTTATATCAACAAAATGCACTTCAGATTTACGGAATGTGTCATGCCGCTTTCAACAAATGGCATGAAAATGCCACTCCGATTCCCAGAATCCAAGAACCAAGAAACACCATGAAAAAATCAACACCAATCACCCACCAACAGATCGCCAATTAATGGGGCGATTAATGGGGCGACCAAGCATCCCCACCCCGACCGCCTAGCGAAACCACCATTCCGTACCCACCAAAACTCGCTCTTACCCCCCACACCATCACAGGATACCCCGAAGGgccgcccccaaaccctaggcCGTCAAAGACCGGGCATGCCACATCCCACCGGCCACCACCTAGAAATCATCCTCGCGCAAACGGAACCCACTAACCCATCAAAAACACGGAGAGATCAGCCCGAACCGACGGTCCTGCGTCGACCGGCGTCATAAAACGACGAGGGCAAGCACTCCGGGGCCTCACCAGGGAGTCCGCCGATACGGCACGGTCGGCGGCGAGGCTGGGGGTCCTCGGGGATCTGCGCGGCGACGGGGGGGCTACCgtggggcggcgcgggcgcggggcggcgggggaaGCGGAGGCCGGAACCCCAACCGCCGGTTTGGCGGCGCGGGGGAGTTTTGGCGCTCGCGTTTTCGAGCAGAGAAGCCGAATGAGGAAGGGGGGAACGGAAGAGCGCCACCGGGGCTTCCACTCTCTCGGCGAAATTTCTAGGTTTTTTTCCTTCGAAGGAATTTATAGCAGTTTGATGTGGCCAAAGAAACGGCGGTTTCTCGGTGATTCTGTTTGGACATTTCCAGCGAGGTACCTCAGCTTTTTTGTTTTATTACTGGCACTAGCTGAAGCTTTCCTATGacatgacaaaattttgaaaagcaAAAGTTTGATGAATTTTACACAAAACATTCTCATAAAGAAAACAGATAGATGAAGTAATTCTCTCTGCTGCACATGCGATGTCGTTACAACAATGTTGGCGAAGACCGGTCGAAACAGACGGCGACGGAGACAGCAGGATGCAGCTCTGCCTGACTTGAAAGGAAGATGACCCGTGGTACGAACCTGAGTAGTCACGTGTACTGCTTCTCGGAAACCTAAATCGTACTTTTCCTGTGAAGGACTAGAAGGTGGTAGGTTTCGCAGACCTGGTGTCCTGCTCGCCGGTGCACACCGGCGTTCGGGGTGGAGTAGACTACGATGACGGTGCAAGGAGAAACCCTAACTCGATTTGGTGTATCTTTGGTGTTGGTTGATAAGTCGTGTAAATAGGAGAAACGAACAGTCTCATGTTGTGATCATGATCTAAATTGACTAGGTTTTTAACTTGTAAACTTTCAAGTCAAGAAATAAAATGACTAAAGGAATATGGGCTCCTACTAGGCCGCGGACCAGATTTCGACGAATCATTCAGGCGCATGTTGATGGTGTTATGACCCAAGGGTGCCTCGCCATACGTAGTAACGTGGAGTCTAAGTAGGCCGGCATGAGGCCTCCTATGACGGTTTATGCCCTGGGCCGTCATCTCGTCATATGACAAGGAAGCGGGCGTCTAGGATGACTCCTCCATAACCCTAACCTAC
This region of Triticum aestivum cultivar Chinese Spring chromosome 2D, IWGSC CS RefSeq v2.1, whole genome shotgun sequence genomic DNA includes:
- the LOC123053373 gene encoding DDT domain-containing protein DDB_G0282237 isoform X1 gives rise to the protein MPLFKRTPFFLLDPPKDLDPKEKVFQVRFTKEIFRDYQEYLNRLNLYRKRVWTCKVSGKSNLTYEEALVSEQRAAEKAQQLPRELMSPVLQMIQYSTLNLTDLVNKIYGSLQENLFEGLELHAKRDGSESACKILKVVGSGKTTSYEVGWIGQDNAITSTSVLRADDLIRKKAPCGRNMLKIFIRESTSQNSPWIVHMDLAKKYGIPTEPPKDMINGEGLSKARKRLANGTAEDASKRSKKDEEQVVPVKYPIDDLLVKPVADDPLLSKRCPPSTDFKVPISSVGDLLMVWDFCMSFGRLLCLSPFSLSDLENAICHKETNLVLLVEIHTALLNLLINDEGEYYEFIQNKNRKSKVSLVTWKEYLCDFMEMTSISSNISTVRRGHYGLVPTSLKLEILRELVDEAIATIAVKEKLDERIDQQQALAAEKREIARKSKEEQKLIMEVATEKEMNQTNAVQDGNENVNSQLVAKEGKERKNAPTSKMGDAKLHLDGNENVNSQLVAKEAKERKNAPASKMGDVKLHLGRHLEKELLDQSVRTSPLGKDRYYNRYWFFRREGRLFVESADSKEWGYYSTKEELDALIGSLNIKGIRERALKQQLDKFYNKISNAVEKRLKEVTHQLLVEEAVLRRSSRVHAHPKDSPSTSFLEYVNTWKPIQKRNRSKEDRAT
- the LOC123053373 gene encoding DDT domain-containing protein DDB_G0282237 isoform X2 translates to MPLFKRTPFFLLDPPKDLDPKEKVFQVRFTKEIFRDYQEYLNRLNLYRKRVWTCKVSGKSNLTYEEALVSEQRAAEKAQQLPRELMSPVLQMIQYSTLNLTDLVNKIYGSLQENLFEGLELHAKRDGSESACKILKVVGSGKTTSYEVGWIGQDNAITSTSVLRADDLIRKKAPCGRNMLKIFIRESTSQNSPWIVHMDLAKKYGIPTEPPKDMINGEGLSKARKRLANGTAEDASKRSKKDEEQVVPVKYPIDDLLVKPVADDPLLSKRCPPSTDFKVPISSVGDLLMVWDFCMSFGRLLCLSPFSLSDLENAICHKETNLVLLVEIHTALLNLLINDEGEYYEFIQNKNRKSKVSLVTWKEYLCDFMEMTSISSNISTVRRGHYGLVPTSLKLEILRELVDEAIATIAVKEKLDERIDQQQALAAEKREIARKSKEEQKLIMEVATEKEMNQTNAVQDGNENVNSQLVAKEGKERKNAPTSKMGDAKLHLGRHLEKELLDQSVRTSPLGKDRYYNRYWFFRREGRLFVESADSKEWGYYSTKEELDALIGSLNIKGIRERALKQQLDKFYNKISNAVEKRLKEVTHQLLVEEAVLRRSSRVHAHPKDSPSTSFLEYVNTWKPIQKRNRSKEDRAT